Genomic segment of Sebastes umbrosus isolate fSebUmb1 chromosome 22, fSebUmb1.pri, whole genome shotgun sequence:
TGTTTGAGCTTCTCACAAAAACTACAGCTTACATTAATGTCTTTATTAGGCTTCTGTAAATGATGATTGGTTGGATAAAACAAATGAGGCATTAAGATATCTCTTTGATTTTATGGTCAGAAAAAAagcttaataataaatatatttccaataaCACTGGACTAAAAAGGCAGGATGTGTActtaatatataataacttaATATTAACTTAATAATAACTTGCTGAAACAGTTGGAttgtcagatatttttttttattcttgaaaaaaaaaaaattccaacaAAAGAGGTTAATTGCCATTTTCCTTAAAACCTTTAAGAGCTAAAACAATTTAACGGGACAGCTTAAAAAACAACTGAGGATTCCTATGGAGCAGCGGTCAGCAACcgttactatcaaaagagacattttagacaaaaaaaacaaagaaatttgtctggagccgcaaaacatttgagcattgtgatgaagataacacagcctatagtctaagtatatagtatataagtctaatgcagtgagggccaaagagacaatgtactacgtaGTATTAGGGCAacactgagggaaaaaacatctgagatttccagaataaagtcagaatattacgagaaaaaagtcgtaacattacgagaataaagtcataattttgcgagaaaaaagaaaataacacataaaatgactactttataatattatgtctttattctgattattacgacttttttctcgtaaatctttgactttattatcataatattatgactttattcttgaaatctcagatttttttttttgcctcaatgtggccctaatactccgtcgtaccgtcgtaccaagTAGCCCTACATGTTATAGCACATATAATGCATGTTCACCATGGGTTTCTGATAAGCCTATAAGCACAGCTAAAGTTGGGTTTAAATTTCAGAGCTccgtcttttttctttctttcttcttagaACTTTTCCCTTCCTTGAAGAAGACCTTCCCATCAGGCTGCTCTCTCCATTTCAGGGTGGCTCCCGCTACTTTCGTCTCCAGTCTGGCCTGGAGCTGGGAAACACAAATGGAAGCCATTTCAATAGACATCAACTTTGTTTGGAAACCCAGAGAGGACGTGAACCCAACAAAATTATTCACACCGTTTTACTTAAAAcaaattagatagatagatagatagatagatagatagatagatagatacatagatagatagatagatagatagatagatagatagatagatagatagatacatagatagataaatacGTGCCTTTTTCAGGATGTCTGCTTTCACAGCAGGGTCATTCAGATCCAGAGAGGAGTCCTCCGGCTTATTCCTCAGTCTTACTACCTGCCTCTTTACTGTTGCAGAATgaacagagaaattaaacattAGTTTGCTGTGGTATTACTTTTTTGATACCATAAAAGGACAGTAAATCACTCACCAGGGAGGCTGTAGCAGACAAACGGTAATCTCCTTTCACAGTCAAAAGCCCTCCATCTTCCTGAACTTTGCATAGCAACAGCACATACATGTGTCAATGAGCCAAGTGGGTTTTTAACGGCATCCCAGTAGCTGAATTTGTAGTTGCTACCATCAGACCAATTGAAATTGGGATCTCTAAATAGGCCAATCCATGCATAGTCTCCACTCCACACCAAACTCTGGATCTCCTGGGTCTCAGTGTCGTTCCTCACATTGGCCAGGTCTATGTAGTTCTCCCTGCAGTACCTCTGAGCACTGGACCAACTCATTCTTTCATTCACAACAACAAATTCAGGATCCAGCTGTGTTCCTGCAGTTAGGGTtggagggggggagaggaggaaatgtCACATActgaaattcaaaataaaactttttcaAGATCAAAACATGCCTCGCTAGATCCTCACCTCTGTAACAGATAAATGGATATTTAGTATTGCAAAGAGCATCCCACCACCTTCCATCACGTGAAGTGCGCACACAGAACTCAACACCTGAATCAAAATTTGGTTCATTGTAAATAGTTCTCCAGTTCCTGTATTCAGACCCAGTCCCTCTGTAGCCATCAGACCACCTCCAGACGATTGCACTGTACAGACCAATCCAGACTTCAGAGTTGTGGCCGGAAGATGAAACAGTGTTCATAAGTTGGTTCATTTCTTCAGTGTTTTCAATGCTGGCCAGGTCTGTGTATGTCCATGTCCGTCTGCAGTAGGAGGCAGCTTCAGTCCAAGTCTTTGGATCAGCAACATAGTGGTACTGACGGTGAAGGCATATGGAGGGGATGATCCACCCTATGAGGAAAACACCTTCTCTTAAATATAAGGTGGTTCAAACTATTACAGCTCATAGTATTACAATACTCCACAGTAATAAGCACTGTTAGACATCACAAATATCAGAGAATTCACTGACCTGAGAGACTCAAGACACCCAGCAAGATCCTCTCCATCATCATGCTGACCTGTGGACTGTGTGTCTCAACATGCGACCCCAGCTCTTTCATTACTATTCGTAGGCAAATCTATGGAAATTCAAGCGCAGCTTCTCTTTGTCTTCCCAACAACAACGTCAGACTCAGTAGATTCAGCcgctgtttttttcctgtttccaaCTTACCGTcaacattgttatttttaaaccgTGACCACAATCGttccctgaccttaaccatgtGGTTATTATGGTAAGCAAGACGACAAAAGTCtcctaaccttaacaaagtgCTTATTTTAACCCTAAACATGATGTTTCCATAAATCTATCCAgccccggtagctcacctggtagagggGGAGTCCTTATCacagcggcccgggttcgaatctgacctgtggccctttgctgcatgccaccccctctctctccaccttcaAAACTCTCACTATcactatcaataaaaaaaaagatgaaaaagtaccaaaaactatttaaaaaaataaagaaagtgtAAGTAAATGAATAACAAACTATTTAGATGTACatttatgcatgcatttatacatataaaaaatggCTAGTGACGTTTTATAAACACTTAACACTGCAATTCATGATTAATTCAGGTACCAGAtattctatgactttatttatgacacactatgactttttatgtggTTTTCATAGTAAaccagtcatagtatagtatgtcataggaAGTGGGCCTagaccctagagggcactgacTCATGTTTTCTCTAATGGAGTGACACCCTTGAGGTCAGGTCATCGTGTTCACCGAGTCCACCAGTGCCTGGaatgataaaacaacaaaacgaGCCATTTGGTTATATTCTAATCATGATAATACCCTTCTGTGTATATTGTGGCAGCTGTTTTGCATTGTATTCTGATGCTGATTCGTCTGAGGCTGCACAAATTTGTTTTCTGCAGTCACACACCTACACATTCTCTCAAACTCTGTGATGGTAAAACAAAGAGCTGGCCAAATAAGAAAGAGTTTTTTAGAAGTCATTTACATCTTCTCTGGGCGTATGAATGGTTCTGTGTTGCAGGATAGATTTTAGAGACTTGTGTTTTTTAGGATGTCTGCTTTCATAGCAGGGTCATTCAGATCCACAGAGGAGTCCTCCGGCTTCATCCTCAGTTTTAGTACTTCCAGAGAAATGTACCTCTAGTGGTATCTCTCTATACAGATAGTTTTGGTGTCCAGGTTTTGACTCACCTGTCTCTGATAAGTCTGCATCCAGTCCACAATGAGGGTGAATGGATAATTCACAGAATACGTTTTCTTGGGGAAAGAGTCACTATGAAAACTGTGTTAAGGTGGCGAGGGCTGGAGACTCTGGACATTTGAGTATTGGACGTGAGGTAACTGGAattaaggagagagagagacaggaaattcCACCAAAAGTGAGACTTTATTTGAGATGACTTTCCCCTTTATCCTCAACAAGTGGTGTATTTCTGAAGACACACTTGATGAAGGCTGAGGATCAGGTATGGCTGGTAGCAGGGCAAACAGAGACATGTTCTTCTCCTCACCTCTGTAATGGAAATTCAATTAATATTccgagatgagtcctaatgaacgttgaaataaggatctcgaagagatgaaatgtctttgttgtattttattcttgcaagaagaggcactggttatacagagtcacacaaagtctgcagaagagtgcactgcaggagattattacaatgtgactatatagaaatctacaacagggactgtgagaaaaggagttgttttactcagacagtgtcccagtaaaagtcaacactcagtacttttccACTACATGAGggaagagcacacagacagtaactttccactgttgcataaagagacatcattaCATACAATGTCATTTTCCATTACACCTCCTACTTATAGAAGCACTGATTGTGTGCTGATTGGGCTCACCTGTGCTGTTCAGAGTCAACTAGGctcaggctgagcggagttattaaaagaaattcccaaagccagatcatgatccggatcgccaccaaaatctaatggattgttaaTTGTAGCACACCCCatccctccaaaacatttcattcaaatccatcacggacgTTTGGAGTAATCCTTCAAAAGGACAAaccatatatatttttgaacaGAACCAGACTAGCTGTTTCTCCGTGCTTGCAGTCTGAATGCTAAACTGTTAATCACCATCTGGCACAGGTTACAtactaaacacacagacatgacaatcatatcaatcttctcaactCTCCttgacagaaaaaacaacaaattaacTCCTAAAGTGAACTATTACTTTCATTTTACTTTGAGGTGATTGGCACACGGTCTAACCCCCAGTCACTCAACCTTCTTGGAGTGCAAATGCAAATCagtactaataataatgaagggACTGGTGAACACAGTTCAATTCAGAAACAATCATTTGGTATTCAGACCCAGTCCTTCTGTAGCCATCAGACCACCTCCAGACGATTACACTTCTCAGACCAATCCAGACTTCAGAGTTGTGGCCGGAAGATGAAACAGTGTTCATAAGTTGGTTCATTTCTTCAGTGTTTTCAATGCTGGCCAGGTCTGTGTATGTCCGTCTGCAGTAGGAGGCAGCTTCAGTCCAAGTTTTTAAATCAGCAACATAGTGGTACTGACGGTGAAGGCATATGGAGGGGATGATCCACCCTATGAGGAAAACACCTTCTCTTAAATATAAGGTGGTTCAAACTATTACAGCTCATAGTATTACAATACTCCACAGTAATAAGCACTGTTAGACATCACAAATATCAGAGAATTCACTGACCTGAGAGACTCAAGACACCCAGCAAGATCCTCTCCATCATCATGCTGACCTGTGGACTGTGTGTCTCAACGTGCGACCCCAGCTCTTTCATTACTGTTCGTAAGCAAATCTATGGAAATTCAAGCACAGCTTTTCTCTGTCTTCCCAAGAACAACGTCAGAATCATTGTTTCAGCcgctgtttttttcctgtttccaaCTTACCGTcaacattgttatttttatacCGTGACCACAATCGttccctgaccttaaccatgtGGTTATTATGGTAAGCAAGACGACAAAAGTCtcctaaccttaacaaagtgCTTATTTTAACCCTAAACATGATGTTTCCATAAATCTATCCAgccccggtagctcacctggtagagggGGAGTCCTTATCacagc
This window contains:
- the LOC119482153 gene encoding secretory phospholipase A2 receptor-like: MKELGSHVETHSPQVSMMMERILLGVLSLSGWIIPSICLHRQYHYVADLKTWTEAASYCRRTYTDLASIENTEEMNQLMNTVSSSSNSPEVWIGLRSAIVWRWSDGYRGTGSRHRNWRTTYNEPDFGSGVQFCVFTRGDGKWFDHFCYSEIPFICYRGTQLDPEFVVVNERMSWSSAQRYCRENYIDLANVRNDTETQEIQSLVWSGDYAWIGLFRDPNFNWSDGSNYKFSYWDAVKNPLGSLTHVCAVAMQSSGRWRAFDCERRLPFVCYSLPVKRQVVRLRNKPEDSSLDLNDPAVKADILKKLQARLETKVAGATLKWREQPDGKVFFKEGKSSKKKERKKTEL